The following are from one region of the Hydrogenimonas sp. SS33 genome:
- a CDS encoding SLC13 family permease, with protein MGTRLYRFLVDEWLLLVSLIGLITTSLYLKHWPHYTWRDGAPVFLLYALFVSVKGIEKSRLLLGISGFLEKSHHVPLILVITTFFLSMFLTIDVSLVTMLPIVLSMHLKQKGRLVILVALTAHAGAALTPFGTPQNLFIYTYYDPGFIPFLKAIAPFSFGLLFLYLLAALFMGRKPATKLKSGHVHIERPKAFVWILLLGIVVLSTLHLLPAGTALFAPLYALLIDRRSLKVDYALLLTFLAFIGLTSNIKALIGGTIEHPGHIFLLSSLTSQVLSNVPTTLLFEKFTSQWQALLWGTNVGGYGTLVAAIANLITYRIYRASAPKNVECAFLRNFTLAGFLSFFAGFVIHFMLYNHLYRF; from the coding sequence GTGGGAACCCGTCTCTACCGTTTTCTGGTCGATGAGTGGTTGCTTCTCGTTTCGCTGATCGGCCTGATTACCACATCACTCTATCTGAAGCATTGGCCGCATTACACCTGGCGGGACGGCGCTCCCGTTTTTCTCCTTTATGCACTGTTCGTATCTGTCAAAGGCATCGAAAAGAGCCGTTTGTTGCTCGGTATCTCCGGGTTTTTGGAGAAGAGTCACCATGTGCCTTTGATTCTTGTCATCACTACTTTTTTTCTCTCCATGTTCCTCACGATCGATGTCAGTCTGGTTACGATGCTTCCCATTGTCCTTTCCATGCATCTGAAGCAGAAAGGACGCCTCGTGATTCTTGTGGCGTTGACCGCCCATGCCGGCGCTGCCCTGACCCCTTTCGGAACGCCCCAGAACCTCTTTATCTACACTTATTACGATCCGGGCTTCATCCCTTTCCTGAAGGCAATCGCCCCTTTCTCTTTCGGACTATTGTTCCTCTATCTCCTTGCCGCACTGTTTATGGGAAGAAAGCCCGCTACCAAATTGAAAAGCGGTCACGTCCATATCGAACGGCCCAAAGCTTTCGTCTGGATACTTCTGTTGGGCATCGTCGTTTTGTCTACTTTGCATCTCCTACCGGCAGGGACCGCGCTGTTCGCACCGCTCTATGCCCTTCTCATCGACCGTAGAAGCTTGAAGGTAGATTATGCGCTCTTGTTGACATTTCTCGCTTTCATAGGATTGACTTCCAATATCAAGGCATTGATCGGGGGCACCATAGAGCATCCCGGACATATTTTTCTGCTTTCGAGTCTGACGAGTCAGGTGCTCAGCAATGTACCGACGACCCTCCTGTTCGAAAAGTTCACTTCCCAATGGCAGGCGCTGCTTTGGGGGACCAATGTCGGAGGGTACGGAACCCTTGTCGCAGCCATCGCCAATCTCATCACCTACCGCATCTATAGAGCCTCTGCACCCAAAAATGTAGAGTGCGCTTTCCTGAGAAATTTTACCTTGGCAGGCTTTCTCTCTTTTTTTGCGGGATTTGTCATCCATTTCATGCTCTACAACCATCTGTACCGGTTTTAG
- the argB gene encoding acetylglutamate kinase: MQKKMQVVQTLLDTLPFIRKFSGQTVVVKYGGAAQVNPELKEKFAQDIVLMHLVGIKPVVVHGGGPKITQLLGDLGIETEFVDGQRVTSKEAMRIAEMVLSGEVNKEIVSMLNDHGSKAIGISGKDAQFILARAKDRSRWGYTGVIEEINAEVVENLMKEHFIPVIAPIAASKDPGEPGFNINADLAASRIAVALKATKVVFLTDTPGVLDGDGQLIGTLGSEKIELLKNEGVISGGMVPKVDACLEAIRGGVQKAHIIDGRIEHSLLLEIFTSEGVGTQIVH, from the coding sequence ATGCAAAAGAAGATGCAGGTGGTCCAGACACTGCTGGATACGCTGCCGTTCATACGCAAATTTTCGGGCCAGACCGTCGTCGTCAAGTATGGCGGTGCCGCCCAGGTCAATCCGGAATTGAAAGAGAAGTTCGCCCAGGATATCGTACTGATGCATCTGGTGGGCATCAAACCGGTGGTGGTCCACGGCGGCGGGCCGAAGATCACCCAATTGCTGGGCGACCTTGGGATCGAAACCGAATTCGTCGACGGACAGCGTGTCACCTCGAAAGAGGCGATGCGGATCGCCGAAATGGTGCTCAGTGGTGAGGTGAACAAGGAGATTGTCTCCATGCTCAACGACCACGGTTCCAAAGCCATCGGTATCAGCGGCAAAGACGCTCAGTTCATCCTGGCGAGGGCCAAAGACCGCAGCCGCTGGGGCTACACCGGGGTCATCGAAGAGATCAATGCAGAGGTGGTGGAGAATCTGATGAAGGAGCACTTCATCCCCGTCATCGCCCCCATCGCCGCGAGCAAAGACCCGGGGGAACCGGGCTTCAACATCAACGCCGACCTGGCGGCCAGCCGCATCGCCGTGGCGCTGAAGGCGACGAAAGTGGTCTTCCTGACCGACACCCCCGGCGTACTCGACGGCGACGGGCAGCTCATCGGTACCCTGGGGAGCGAAAAGATCGAACTGCTCAAGAACGAGGGGGTCATCAGCGGCGGCATGGTCCCCAAGGTGGACGCCTGCCTGGAGGCGATCCGCGGGGGCGTGCAGAAGGCGCATATCATCGACGGGCGTATCGAACACTCTTTGCTGCTGGAGATCTTCACCAGCGAAGGTGTAGGCACACAAATCGTACATTAA
- a CDS encoding putative quinol monooxygenase, with amino-acid sequence MSKKIYCIAQFRARKGREDELFETLKALEPDTLREDGCLRYVVTRKIEHPCAPGTTDYPIVFNEIWADDAAFTAHCRREAIQSFFQRECVDPEGAVEAYNVCVYTDEGVHYDAPEFGATCE; translated from the coding sequence ATGTCGAAGAAGATCTACTGCATCGCCCAGTTTCGCGCCAGGAAGGGCCGGGAAGATGAGCTTTTCGAAACCCTCAAAGCCCTCGAACCCGACACGTTGCGGGAAGATGGCTGCCTAAGGTATGTCGTGACCAGAAAAATAGAGCACCCCTGTGCGCCGGGAACCACCGACTACCCCATCGTCTTCAACGAGATCTGGGCCGACGATGCCGCTTTCACGGCCCACTGCCGACGGGAGGCGATCCAGAGCTTTTTTCAGCGCGAGTGCGTCGACCCGGAAGGCGCCGTGGAAGCCTACAATGTCTGCGTCTATACCGACGAAGGCGTCCATTACGACGCACCTGAATTCGGAGCTACCTGTGAGTGA
- the cutA gene encoding divalent-cation tolerance protein CutA, protein MSEFRLVLVSASGIDEAERIARKIVEKELAACVNIVPKISSVYRWQGEVQEDREALMLIKTDAKNLPRLKKRIKKMHSYDIPEFLVFDIKDGDDDYLKWMGSVLR, encoded by the coding sequence GTGAGTGAGTTTCGCCTGGTGCTTGTGAGCGCCTCGGGCATCGACGAAGCGGAGCGTATCGCCCGCAAAATCGTGGAGAAGGAGCTGGCGGCCTGTGTCAACATCGTCCCCAAAATCAGCTCCGTCTACCGCTGGCAGGGAGAGGTGCAGGAGGACAGGGAAGCGCTGATGCTCATTAAAACCGATGCCAAAAACCTTCCCAGACTCAAAAAGCGCATCAAAAAGATGCATAGTTACGACATTCCCGAATTTCTCGTTTTCGACATAAAAGACGGTGATGACGACTACCTCAAATGGATGGGAAGCGTTCTGCGGTGA
- the thrC gene encoding threonine synthase: protein MTFIETRGNDGVKPSEVAFSEAILSPSASFGGLYVPKTLPRLDFDFFKAHTGSHYKTLCKALFEKFDVDIPAEELSAALDRYDRFDDPSDPVPLKQVEEDAFVSELWHGPTRAFKDMALQPFGYILSKLAERRGEHYLIMAATSGDTGPATLETFKNAPNIKVACLYPAGGTSDVQRLQMVTEEAANEKVIGIRGDFDDAQTALKNLLASESFKRKLKESQTELSAANSVNFGRIIFQIIYHIYSYLKLVERGEVALGEHIYIIVPSGNFGNVLGAYYAKKMGLPVEKLLISSNINNILTDLVTKGEYDLRGRSLCQTTSPAMDILKSSNVERVLFDKFGPERTRELMESLNEKGFYRLSGDELAMLREDFDATFCSDEEGKAVIAAYAKKGYIMDPHTATCFKAYDQLRKKSLKTVICSTAEWTKFSRTVCDALGHPVERDIEALQWVSGHYGVEVPPMIAELFEKPIVHDTVVEKEAIEEEILKFI from the coding sequence ATGACCTTTATCGAAACCCGTGGAAATGACGGTGTCAAACCCTCGGAGGTGGCTTTCAGCGAAGCCATTTTGTCTCCCAGTGCCAGTTTCGGGGGGCTCTATGTTCCCAAAACGCTGCCCCGGCTCGATTTCGACTTTTTCAAAGCCCACACCGGCAGCCACTACAAAACACTCTGCAAAGCGCTTTTCGAAAAGTTCGACGTGGATATCCCCGCAGAAGAGCTGTCGGCGGCGCTGGACCGCTATGACCGCTTCGACGACCCTTCCGACCCGGTTCCGCTGAAGCAGGTGGAAGAGGATGCCTTCGTCAGTGAGCTGTGGCACGGTCCGACCCGCGCATTCAAAGATATGGCGCTCCAGCCTTTCGGCTACATTCTCTCCAAACTGGCCGAGCGCAGGGGCGAGCACTACCTGATCATGGCGGCTACCAGCGGCGATACGGGGCCCGCGACACTGGAGACATTCAAAAATGCCCCCAACATCAAAGTCGCCTGCCTCTATCCTGCCGGCGGCACCAGCGACGTTCAGCGCCTGCAGATGGTCACCGAAGAGGCGGCCAACGAAAAGGTCATCGGCATCCGCGGCGACTTCGACGATGCCCAGACCGCTTTGAAGAACCTGCTCGCCAGCGAAAGTTTCAAGCGCAAGCTCAAAGAGAGCCAGACCGAACTCTCCGCGGCCAACTCGGTCAACTTCGGGCGTATCATCTTCCAGATCATCTACCATATTTACAGCTACCTCAAGCTCGTGGAACGGGGTGAAGTGGCGCTGGGAGAGCATATCTACATCATCGTTCCCAGCGGAAACTTCGGCAACGTGTTGGGTGCCTATTACGCCAAAAAGATGGGACTGCCGGTCGAAAAGCTGCTCATATCATCAAATATTAACAACATTCTGACGGACCTCGTCACCAAAGGGGAGTACGACCTGCGGGGCAGGTCGCTTTGCCAGACCACCTCTCCGGCGATGGATATACTCAAATCCTCCAACGTCGAGCGCGTTCTTTTTGACAAATTCGGCCCCGAGCGGACCAGGGAGCTGATGGAGAGCCTGAACGAAAAGGGCTTTTACAGGCTGAGCGGGGACGAATTGGCGATGCTGCGGGAGGATTTCGACGCCACCTTCTGCAGTGATGAGGAGGGCAAGGCGGTCATCGCAGCCTATGCGAAAAAGGGGTATATCATGGACCCCCACACGGCGACCTGTTTCAAAGCCTACGATCAACTTCGCAAAAAATCCCTCAAAACCGTCATCTGCTCCACGGCGGAGTGGACCAAATTCAGCCGAACCGTCTGCGACGCCCTGGGTCATCCGGTCGAACGGGACATCGAGGCGCTGCAGTGGGTGAGCGGACACTACGGCGTCGAGGTGCCGCCCATGATCGCCGAACTTTTCGAAAAGCCGATCGTCCATGACACGGTGGTGGAGAAAGAGGCGATCGAGGAAGAGATCCTCAAGTTCATCTGA
- a CDS encoding NAD(P)/FAD-dependent oxidoreductase: protein MRIAVIGGGAAGLMGALTAAKAGGDRVHIDLYESGDEVGRKILASGNGRCNISNKDLSYHHFHGLDPAFVQPALKRFGFDDFRRFCESIGLLLQVREDGRAYPLGNEARSVQRALKRAVERAGVQVVTETPVSSLRREGGTFTLPTPAGPKRYDRILVATGSPAAPQLGGTAGGLELAASLGHTLIPSYPALVGLHLKERRHERMQGVKTVAALTLYIDGRAGKKVTGDLLFTRYGMSGFGVLDISTEASEALVTGRDVKVGADLLPELGRQEITAVLTRFAKAFSQTPVSEVLEGLLPHKIARTLCQSLGLDPSLPAGRLTPKEIRSLGARVKDWRFGVVETHGYRHAEAAGGGVHCLEVDSRTMASKKVEGLYFAGEVLDIVGERGGYNLHFAWASGYLAGLALVK, encoded by the coding sequence ATGCGAATCGCCGTCATAGGCGGCGGCGCCGCCGGGCTGATGGGCGCACTGACCGCGGCGAAAGCGGGCGGTGACCGGGTTCATATAGATTTATATGAATCCGGGGACGAGGTGGGGCGAAAGATTCTCGCCTCGGGAAACGGCCGCTGCAACATCTCCAACAAAGACCTCTCTTACCACCATTTCCACGGGTTGGATCCCGCTTTTGTCCAACCGGCCCTGAAGCGCTTCGGTTTTGACGATTTCCGCCGTTTCTGCGAGTCGATCGGCCTGCTCCTGCAGGTTCGGGAGGATGGCCGCGCCTATCCCCTCGGCAACGAAGCGCGTTCGGTACAGCGCGCCCTGAAGCGCGCCGTAGAACGCGCCGGCGTGCAGGTCGTGACCGAGACGCCGGTTTCGTCGCTGCGACGGGAGGGGGGAACGTTCACGCTGCCGACCCCCGCCGGGCCGAAGCGCTACGACCGCATTCTCGTTGCCACGGGCTCTCCGGCGGCGCCGCAGCTCGGCGGCACTGCGGGAGGGCTGGAGCTGGCCGCCTCCCTGGGACACACCCTCATCCCCTCCTATCCGGCACTGGTGGGGCTGCATCTGAAAGAGCGGCGGCACGAAAGGATGCAGGGTGTCAAAACGGTGGCGGCGTTGACACTCTACATTGACGGCAGGGCAGGGAAAAAGGTGACGGGAGACCTGCTCTTCACCCGTTACGGCATGTCGGGTTTCGGGGTGCTGGACATCTCCACCGAGGCTTCCGAAGCCCTCGTGACAGGACGGGATGTCAAGGTCGGCGCGGATCTGCTCCCGGAGCTGGGCCGGCAGGAGATCACAGCCGTTTTGACCCGTTTCGCCAAGGCTTTTTCCCAAACCCCGGTGTCGGAAGTGCTGGAAGGGTTGCTCCCCCATAAAATCGCCCGGACACTCTGTCAAAGCCTGGGACTCGACCCCTCTTTGCCAGCCGGCAGGTTGACACCCAAAGAGATCCGAAGCCTCGGCGCCAGAGTCAAGGATTGGCGTTTCGGCGTCGTGGAGACCCACGGTTACAGACACGCCGAAGCCGCCGGTGGCGGGGTGCACTGCCTGGAAGTCGACAGCAGGACCATGGCATCCAAAAAGGTGGAGGGGCTCTATTTCGCCGGGGAGGTGCTCGACATCGTCGGAGAGAGGGGCGGGTACAACCTCCATTTCGCCTGGGCATCGGGCTATCTGGCGGGTCTTGCCCTGGTGAAATAG
- a CDS encoding ParA family protein codes for MEIMKFGEAAKRMHADQDRTKALLDENIVPNIKKSGNKRDTYYVPELFFDYAKAMLGLEKEKEFKHLPIDVETYRKFHNRKGVKTIAFSNLKGGVGKTSIAANFAYNLALLNKRVLLVDMDSQANSSRYFANRYFVNESIKNIFDKMTRREPVEKEDVRRYIVPIDFDNAELELLPSELSLGRIVEFSRSVFTMPHKKLADMLKLVEEDYDFIVIDTPPSVGLSLHMALYASDLVSIVTDAEDFSVNGLNELYLEIRELAEETDHDVRVDSVFINKVKKSNIHSVYIEAIAEMAAREGIDNVYVVKESTRLKESQNLHIPLVEYKKELEKRLPIAESMVEYAVEKAQEA; via the coding sequence ATGGAGATTATGAAGTTCGGCGAAGCGGCCAAAAGAATGCATGCCGACCAGGACCGTACGAAAGCGCTGCTGGACGAAAACATCGTTCCCAATATCAAAAAGAGCGGCAACAAACGGGACACCTACTACGTTCCCGAACTCTTTTTCGACTATGCCAAAGCGATGCTCGGTCTCGAAAAGGAGAAGGAGTTCAAACATCTGCCGATAGACGTCGAGACCTACCGGAAGTTTCACAACCGCAAAGGCGTGAAGACCATCGCCTTCTCCAATCTCAAAGGGGGTGTGGGGAAAACTTCCATCGCCGCCAACTTCGCCTACAACCTGGCGCTGCTGAACAAGCGGGTGCTTCTGGTCGACATGGATTCCCAGGCCAACAGCTCCCGCTACTTCGCCAACCGCTACTTCGTCAACGAGAGCATCAAGAACATCTTCGACAAAATGACCCGCAGGGAGCCGGTGGAAAAAGAGGATGTCCGCCGCTACATCGTTCCCATCGACTTCGACAATGCCGAGCTGGAACTGCTGCCCAGCGAACTCTCCCTGGGGCGTATCGTGGAGTTCAGCCGCTCGGTCTTTACGATGCCCCACAAAAAGCTGGCCGATATGCTCAAACTGGTTGAAGAGGATTACGACTTCATCGTCATCGACACCCCGCCCTCGGTGGGTCTCTCCCTGCATATGGCGCTCTATGCCAGTGACCTGGTGAGCATCGTGACCGATGCGGAAGACTTCAGTGTCAACGGCCTCAACGAACTCTACCTGGAGATCCGTGAACTGGCGGAGGAGACCGACCACGATGTCCGGGTCGATTCGGTCTTCATCAACAAAGTCAAAAAGAGCAACATCCACAGCGTCTACATCGAAGCGATCGCCGAGATGGCAGCCCGGGAGGGGATCGACAACGTCTATGTCGTCAAGGAGAGCACCCGGCTCAAAGAGTCCCAGAATCTGCACATTCCCCTCGTAGAGTACAAGAAGGAACTCGAAAAACGGCTGCCGATCGCCGAGAGTATGGTCGAATATGCCGTCGAAAAAGCGCAGGAGGCGTAA
- a CDS encoding ParB N-terminal domain-containing protein: MAKLDIQKFKKNAKSTLDRKESHGIFKEQAEKVETIPLDALETGLAIRLFETGSELLKASIAEMGQLEPIVVRRAGEKYEILDGHRRVAAARALGRADIPAEVAAVGEKEAPFMPWLLNAPESFDLIETALYLQRLEQVFGFDEETIERNIGLKLSDYRELFFDCQEGEAPLSAFNRHFEGVLKRYFRFVNGELDIEKSGVRLRLKIDEAKADDKAKAEIYRLIFRLSKL, from the coding sequence ATGGCCAAACTCGACATTCAGAAATTCAAAAAGAACGCCAAAAGCACCCTGGACAGGAAAGAGAGCCACGGTATCTTCAAAGAGCAGGCGGAAAAGGTGGAGACGATCCCCCTCGACGCTCTGGAAACCGGTCTGGCGATACGCCTTTTCGAGACGGGTTCGGAGCTCTTGAAAGCCTCCATTGCCGAAATGGGCCAGTTGGAGCCGATCGTCGTGCGCCGCGCGGGAGAGAAGTACGAAATACTTGATGGCCACCGCAGGGTCGCCGCGGCCAGAGCGCTCGGAAGGGCGGACATACCCGCGGAAGTGGCGGCGGTCGGGGAGAAGGAAGCCCCCTTCATGCCCTGGCTGCTCAACGCGCCGGAGAGTTTCGACCTCATTGAGACGGCCCTCTACCTGCAGAGGCTGGAGCAGGTGTTCGGCTTCGACGAGGAGACGATCGAGCGCAACATCGGGCTGAAACTCTCCGACTACCGCGAACTCTTTTTCGATTGCCAGGAAGGCGAAGCGCCGCTGAGCGCTTTCAACCGCCACTTCGAAGGGGTGTTGAAACGCTATTTCCGGTTTGTCAACGGAGAGCTCGACATCGAGAAGAGCGGGGTGAGGCTGCGCCTCAAAATCGACGAGGCCAAAGCCGATGACAAAGCGAAAGCGGAAATCTATCGTTTGATATTCCGTCTTTCAAAGCTATGA
- a CDS encoding endo alpha-1,4 polygalactosaminidase, which yields MKIHFLIRLSFGGLLFLFLLTGCGGENGSAASEKQEPRNYTLHTNVTATVFWIGEEAGPQNGGIANRSSAWDENWVAHYGGIDTPKSRKGYGPAGFFPHENPFYAALPFNDFDAEGLRKANLSGIIPWYEAGLPDGRSYCKNRWIEIVKGSRKAYAQWEDAGPFGEDDAAYVFGDARPKNRINEGAGIDLSPAVRDYLGLEDIDRVAWRFVDEKDVPQGPWKRVVTVSGVDWPAWVSLAPRTTWQWQLQGEVNLSYDVDMYDIDLFEAEQALIGRLHADGKYVVCYFSAGSYEKWREDSGRFPEAVLGKPLREWEGERWLDIRAESVRGIMKSRLELAKAKGCDAVEPDNVDGYVNNTGFVLTGRDQLDYNRFLAEEAHKRGLGVGLKNDLDQSETLEPWFDFSMNEECHQDQECDLLTPFIRAGKPVFNVEYAQKYREDIDARYMLCEDARRRGFHTLVLPAGLDDSFRYSCDNTP from the coding sequence ATGAAAATCCATTTTTTGATACGTCTTTCATTTGGCGGCCTGCTTTTTTTATTTCTGCTTACCGGCTGCGGCGGCGAAAACGGCTCTGCCGCCTCCGAAAAGCAGGAGCCTCGCAACTATACGCTCCATACAAACGTTACTGCGACGGTTTTCTGGATCGGTGAGGAGGCGGGGCCGCAAAACGGCGGTATCGCCAATCGTTCCAGTGCCTGGGATGAAAACTGGGTGGCGCATTACGGCGGTATCGACACGCCGAAGAGTCGCAAAGGATACGGGCCGGCGGGTTTCTTTCCTCATGAGAACCCTTTTTATGCGGCACTCCCTTTCAATGATTTTGATGCCGAGGGTCTCAGGAAGGCGAATCTTTCCGGGATCATCCCCTGGTATGAAGCCGGATTGCCGGATGGTCGTTCCTACTGCAAAAACCGATGGATAGAAATCGTCAAAGGGAGCCGAAAAGCCTATGCCCAGTGGGAAGATGCCGGTCCTTTCGGCGAAGATGACGCCGCCTATGTTTTTGGCGATGCGAGACCGAAAAACCGGATCAACGAAGGAGCGGGCATCGACCTTTCGCCGGCGGTAAGGGACTATCTCGGCCTGGAGGATATCGACCGGGTTGCGTGGCGTTTTGTCGATGAGAAAGATGTTCCCCAGGGGCCCTGGAAAAGGGTTGTTACGGTCAGCGGTGTCGATTGGCCGGCGTGGGTTTCTTTGGCACCCCGTACGACATGGCAATGGCAGTTGCAGGGTGAGGTGAATCTCTCTTATGATGTAGATATGTACGATATCGACCTTTTCGAAGCGGAGCAAGCATTGATCGGGAGACTCCATGCCGACGGAAAGTATGTGGTCTGTTATTTCAGTGCCGGCAGTTATGAAAAGTGGCGTGAGGACAGCGGAAGATTTCCCGAAGCGGTTCTCGGAAAACCGCTCCGGGAATGGGAAGGAGAGAGATGGCTGGATATCCGTGCCGAATCGGTTCGCGGCATTATGAAATCAAGGCTTGAACTGGCAAAAGCGAAAGGGTGTGATGCCGTGGAACCGGACAATGTAGACGGATATGTAAACAATACCGGTTTTGTTCTGACGGGAAGAGATCAGCTTGACTATAACCGGTTTCTTGCCGAAGAGGCCCATAAGCGGGGTTTGGGAGTGGGACTGAAAAACGACCTGGATCAATCGGAAACTTTGGAACCCTGGTTCGACTTCTCAATGAATGAAGAGTGTCATCAAGATCAGGAATGTGACCTTCTTACTCCTTTTATAAGAGCGGGGAAACCGGTTTTCAATGTAGAGTATGCACAAAAATACAGAGAAGATATAGATGCCCGGTACATGCTTTGTGAAGATGCGAGAAGGCGGGGTTTTCACACACTCGTTCTTCCGGCCGGACTGGATGACAGTTTCCGCTACAGTTGTGACAACACTCCCTGA
- a CDS encoding thioredoxin family protein, translating into MTLESVQQAIAEKPGVMLYFWGEHCNVCHALQPKLFEAFDDRFPEIEKITVDVGEHPDIAAQFGVFSIPTAIVFLDGKEFVRVSRNVSIPALVQQLERPYSLLFS; encoded by the coding sequence ATGACACTGGAAAGCGTACAGCAAGCCATAGCCGAAAAACCGGGGGTGATGCTCTACTTCTGGGGGGAGCACTGCAACGTCTGCCACGCCCTGCAGCCCAAACTCTTCGAAGCATTCGACGACCGTTTCCCCGAAATAGAAAAGATCACCGTGGATGTGGGCGAACACCCCGACATCGCGGCGCAGTTTGGCGTCTTCTCCATCCCCACGGCCATCGTCTTTCTCGACGGCAAAGAGTTCGTTAGAGTCAGCCGAAACGTCAGCATCCCGGCCCTCGTGCAGCAACTGGAGCGCCCCTACTCTCTTCTCTTTTCCTGA